In Gallus gallus isolate bGalGal1 chromosome 8, bGalGal1.mat.broiler.GRCg7b, whole genome shotgun sequence, one DNA window encodes the following:
- the TMEM125 gene encoding transmembrane protein 125, protein MPELADLSSPRTPADADHIQRNILEEHVELWWFQDPKKSILCYGMAVVLILACGIGGIILLYSTSSRSGEWRLAVGTTLCLLALLVLLKQLLSSAIQDMNCIRSRHQIELLKSGGFSDCLVLLLSALVLLVCGVVLTILSTTTMQLSPARPLASMFTSGVVLLATGSALLLCLLLYLLCTSCCQAAPHGLETGEIRVFTISGRLAANRRLPPTSSMANLI, encoded by the coding sequence ATGCCGGAGCTGGCAGACCTGAGCTCCCCCCGCACGCCTGCGGATGCTGACCACATCCAGAGGAACATCTTGGAGGAGCATGTGGAGCTCTGGTGGTTCCAGGACCCCAAGAAGTCTATCCTGTGCTACGGGATGGCTGTGGTACTGATCCTGGCCTGTGGCATCGGGggcatcatcctgctgtacagCACGAGCAGCCGCTCTGGGGAATGGAGGCTGGCAGTGGGCACCACGCTGTGcctcctggccctgctggttctgctgaagcagctgctgagctcGGCAATCCAGGACATGAACTGCATCCGCAGCCGGCATCAAATAGAGCTCCTGAAGAGCGGGGGCTTCTCAGACTGCCTAGTGTTGCTACTTAGcgccctggtgctgctggtcTGCGGGGTGGTGCTCACCATCCtctccaccaccaccatgcaGCTCAGCCCAGCGCGGCCACTGGCCAGTATGTTCACCAGCGGGGTCGTCCTGCTGGCCACCGGCAgcgctctgctgctctgcctgctgctctaCTTGCTCTGCACGtcctgctgccaggctgctccCCATGGCTTGGAGACCGGCGAGATCCGAGTCTTCACCATCTCTGGCCGCCTCGCTGCCAACAGGAGGCTTCCTCCCACCTCCAGCATGGCCAACCTCATCTGA